From a region of the Acinetobacter calcoaceticus genome:
- a CDS encoding YaiI/YqxD family protein: MEIENNLLPFKLWVDADALPRILREVILRASDRYHLEVIFVANQNVGITPSVRIKSIQVLSGADQADKEIVDRMIENDIVITQDIPLAAQVIEKGGVAIHPRGEVYTTANVKARLHLRDFMDTLRGAGVQTGGPPPISERDKREFSSALDQTILKQKRKTAK, from the coding sequence GTGGAAATAGAGAATAACTTGCTGCCATTTAAGCTATGGGTAGATGCAGACGCCTTACCAAGAATATTACGTGAAGTGATTTTGCGCGCATCAGATCGTTATCATTTAGAAGTCATCTTTGTTGCTAATCAAAATGTTGGGATTACGCCCTCAGTTCGCATCAAGTCCATACAGGTTTTAAGTGGTGCAGATCAGGCCGATAAAGAAATAGTTGATCGTATGATTGAAAATGACATTGTCATTACGCAAGATATTCCACTAGCAGCTCAAGTCATTGAAAAGGGTGGCGTTGCTATTCACCCCCGAGGTGAGGTCTATACAACTGCGAATGTTAAAGCGCGGTTACATCTCCGTGATTTCATGGATACGCTTCGTGGTGCAGGTGTACAGACTGGTGGGCCGCCGCCTATTTCCGAGCGGGATAAACGTGAATTTTCGAGTGCATTAGATCAAACAATTTTAAAGCAAAAACGTAAAACAGCTAAGTGA
- a CDS encoding alpha/beta fold hydrolase has translation MSMKPVIHFAHANGVPSKVYQKLFDQLKEEYDIIYVPLIGPDKRYPVTNHWPSLVDQVIDSIVRQAKGRKVIGLGHSLGSVLTLMASFQRPELFSQVIMLDPPLILGRYSFAFHMAKLFRPKLVDAMTPAGLSARRREHWDSREQAAELLRPKGFYKDFDEDCFQAYIDYALKEDSVRGGVTLTISREDEVAIFRKNPSWWWLPMPKPKMPVHLVVGKESAFLKRGFPQMAKRKMGIPFTVVEGGHMFPLEHPIDTVNSIKKLIHQQQS, from the coding sequence ATGTCAATGAAACCAGTTATACACTTTGCTCATGCGAATGGCGTACCCTCAAAAGTGTATCAAAAACTGTTTGACCAATTGAAAGAGGAATATGACATTATTTATGTTCCTCTGATTGGTCCGGATAAACGCTATCCTGTGACGAATCATTGGCCTTCTTTGGTTGATCAGGTGATTGATAGTATTGTGCGGCAGGCGAAAGGACGTAAAGTCATTGGACTTGGACATTCTCTTGGTTCAGTTTTAACGTTGATGGCATCTTTTCAGCGTCCTGAACTGTTTTCTCAAGTGATTATGTTAGACCCACCTCTTATTTTAGGGCGATATTCATTTGCTTTTCATATGGCAAAATTATTTCGTCCTAAATTGGTTGATGCAATGACACCAGCGGGCTTATCTGCACGTCGTCGTGAACATTGGGACTCTAGAGAGCAGGCTGCTGAATTATTGCGTCCTAAAGGCTTCTATAAAGATTTTGATGAGGATTGTTTTCAAGCTTACATTGACTATGCTTTAAAAGAAGACTCGGTCCGCGGTGGTGTCACTTTAACTATTTCTCGTGAAGATGAAGTTGCAATTTTCCGTAAAAATCCTTCTTGGTGGTGGCTACCAATGCCAAAACCTAAGATGCCTGTGCATTTGGTCGTGGGGAAAGAAAGTGCTTTCTTAAAAAGAGGCTTTCCTCAAATGGCAAAGCGAAAAATGGGAATTCCGTTTACTGTAGTTGAAGGAGGGCATATGTTCCCTCTAGAACATCCTATTGATACTGTGAACTCTATAAAGAAATTGATTCATCAACAGCAAAGTTAA
- the sppA gene encoding signal peptide peptidase SppA: MSDWPPKPQNEPITPKQNGQEWQILEKAVLASVEEQRRSRRWGIFFKTLTFIYLLFIIVLMGKGCSTSKEGSAVSSSSAHLAVVDIIGTIDASSNQAVNSEDTNKALKRAFEASNSKAVALNINSPGGSPVQSDEIWQEIRYLKKQHPDKKVYAVIGDMGASGAYYIASAADEIIVNPSSLVGSIGVIMPNYGISGLAQKLGIEDRTLTSGANKDILSMTKPIDPVQKQHIQSVLDNVHTHFISAVKEGRGKRLKSNDPAIFSGLFWTGEQAIQLGIADRSGNVTSLMRELNLDNKVDYTIERNPLQSILGRMGAQIGQGVSESIAQEVQTSQSAKLQ, translated from the coding sequence ATGTCCGATTGGCCGCCAAAACCACAAAATGAACCTATAACTCCTAAACAGAATGGACAAGAATGGCAAATTCTAGAGAAGGCTGTGCTTGCCTCTGTCGAGGAACAGCGTCGTAGCCGCCGTTGGGGTATCTTTTTCAAAACATTAACTTTTATTTATTTGTTATTCATTATTGTACTCATGGGTAAAGGCTGCTCAACCAGCAAAGAAGGCTCTGCTGTAAGTAGTAGCAGCGCTCATCTGGCAGTGGTAGATATTATTGGAACTATTGATGCTTCAAGCAATCAAGCTGTAAATAGTGAAGATACCAATAAAGCGCTTAAGCGTGCTTTTGAGGCATCAAATAGTAAAGCTGTTGCACTTAATATTAACTCACCTGGCGGTTCTCCTGTTCAGTCTGATGAAATCTGGCAGGAAATTCGTTATTTGAAAAAACAGCATCCTGATAAGAAGGTTTACGCCGTTATTGGTGATATGGGTGCATCGGGTGCATACTATATTGCTTCTGCTGCAGATGAGATTATTGTTAATCCATCGAGTTTAGTGGGCTCAATTGGGGTCATCATGCCTAATTATGGTATTAGTGGTTTGGCTCAGAAGCTTGGTATTGAAGACCGGACGTTAACCTCTGGAGCTAATAAAGACATTTTAAGTATGACAAAACCGATTGATCCTGTTCAAAAGCAACATATTCAGTCTGTTCTTGATAATGTTCATACTCACTTTATCAGTGCAGTTAAAGAAGGGCGTGGAAAGCGTTTGAAATCGAATGATCCAGCTATTTTTTCTGGTTTATTCTGGACTGGTGAACAAGCAATCCAGTTAGGTATTGCTGACCGTTCAGGTAACGTTACGAGCTTGATGCGTGAACTAAATCTTGATAATAAAGTTGACTACACGATTGAGCGTAACCCATTACAATCAATTTTAGGTCGTATGGGTGCGCAAATAGGGCAAGGGGTAAGTGAATCTATTGCTCAAGAAGTGCAGACTAGTCAAAGCGCAAAATTACAATAA
- a CDS encoding DNA internalization-related competence protein ComEC/Rec2, with protein sequence MLKLILVGWVGGIAFMGIDFPLITQYGWVGKVLLFISFIFYVFKQYIVVNRPILKAVYYLVCGGSLFIIGHQYAQHALNERLQLREMQPESLDIVVYIDRISEEKDNKTQQLAQVLGRSPHVVNWLLYLKNENENALIEGPKLQLGHYYRISGKTRPAHSYAVSGAFDQEQWFIQRNIMSGFSVQHIEPLSSDEIYRLGYQKHLQQQQKFFTRQQLNIEKLRLKFRLMLKKSPLQNKGLLLALLTGDESLLNEDIKNQFKQLGISHLLAISGPHVLIFAIMLSWGVHQLVRRYYPQIYLWQPKQILAMIPLCFGVLIYTAFVGFEIPALRTLISVFLFAFLFLVKLPVKPFSLLVYSASLLLLFDPFSVLSAGFWLSYGSCFILLRIYQTIVQTPNLASVSLLSRIILLSKTLIESQGKIFIALCPLMLIFFQQISWVAPLTNIIAVPLLGGIIVPLNIFAACVWLIFNSIGNALFQINDILLSIVLTCFSLLEKLSLPLQGFSLTPLALVCLSCVIIILFLPRGVLPKSWGLICCLPLIIPNKSSQQIQLNIIDVGQGQSIFLQHPEQTWLIDTGGSYDEKAFSIGQNVVIPYLRQKGIKQLDHVVLSHLDQDHSGAFPAISQAFPIKQVISNELWKEQVKEPFTYCHQGQKWQYPQLDIEILWPKENDLNLVSSNQNQYSCVVYIHLKQIKGYQNYLIMGDAGWEAEYQLIKEYPDLKVDVLVLGHHGSKHSSAYDFLATLNPKLVVASAGFNNRYGHPSKEVLARIQKLNIPFKSTVEQGTLSFVSRNHQMVLYT encoded by the coding sequence ATGTTAAAACTTATTTTAGTGGGGTGGGTTGGAGGTATTGCATTTATGGGAATAGATTTTCCTCTAATAACGCAATATGGTTGGGTTGGTAAAGTTCTCCTCTTTATCAGCTTTATTTTTTATGTTTTTAAGCAGTACATCGTTGTAAATCGACCTATATTAAAAGCAGTTTACTATTTAGTTTGTGGGGGAAGTCTCTTTATTATAGGTCATCAATATGCTCAGCACGCCTTAAATGAAAGATTACAACTACGGGAGATGCAACCTGAGTCTTTAGACATTGTTGTGTATATAGACCGAATAAGCGAGGAAAAAGATAATAAGACACAGCAACTCGCTCAAGTTCTAGGGCGATCACCCCATGTGGTGAATTGGTTATTATATTTAAAAAATGAAAATGAGAACGCATTGATAGAAGGACCAAAATTACAATTAGGCCACTACTATCGAATTTCGGGTAAAACCAGACCAGCTCATAGTTACGCAGTATCAGGTGCTTTTGATCAGGAGCAATGGTTCATTCAACGAAATATAATGTCAGGTTTCAGTGTCCAGCATATTGAACCTTTAAGCTCTGATGAAATTTATCGATTGGGTTATCAAAAACATTTACAACAGCAACAAAAGTTTTTTACTAGGCAACAATTAAATATAGAAAAATTGCGCCTAAAATTTAGATTGATGCTAAAAAAATCTCCCTTACAGAACAAAGGACTGCTATTAGCACTTCTAACAGGAGATGAAAGCCTTTTAAATGAGGATATTAAAAATCAATTTAAGCAGTTAGGAATCTCTCATTTGTTGGCCATTTCAGGGCCTCATGTCCTTATCTTTGCAATCATGTTGTCTTGGGGAGTACATCAATTAGTACGACGTTATTATCCGCAGATTTATTTGTGGCAACCCAAGCAAATATTGGCAATGATTCCCTTATGTTTTGGGGTTTTGATTTATACAGCTTTCGTAGGCTTTGAAATTCCAGCCTTAAGAACTTTAATTTCAGTATTTTTATTTGCCTTTTTATTTTTAGTCAAACTGCCTGTTAAACCATTTTCGCTCTTAGTTTACAGCGCAAGTCTACTTTTACTTTTTGATCCATTTAGTGTTTTATCGGCAGGTTTTTGGCTCTCTTATGGTTCTTGCTTTATTTTATTACGCATTTATCAAACCATAGTACAGACTCCAAATCTTGCTTCAGTGAGTCTGCTATCTAGAATAATTCTTTTAAGCAAAACCCTCATTGAATCTCAGGGCAAAATATTTATCGCCCTATGTCCCCTAATGCTGATTTTCTTTCAACAAATTTCATGGGTTGCACCTCTCACAAATATTATTGCAGTTCCTTTGCTAGGAGGAATAATTGTTCCTTTGAATATTTTTGCTGCTTGTGTGTGGCTTATTTTTAATTCAATTGGAAATGCACTCTTTCAGATTAATGATATTTTGCTCAGTATAGTACTGACATGTTTTAGTCTTTTAGAAAAGTTATCTCTACCGTTGCAAGGTTTTAGCCTGACACCACTTGCTTTAGTGTGTCTTAGCTGTGTCATTATTATCTTATTCTTACCACGTGGTGTTTTACCGAAATCTTGGGGTCTCATATGTTGTTTACCATTAATCATTCCAAATAAGTCATCCCAGCAAATCCAATTAAATATTATAGACGTAGGCCAGGGCCAATCTATTTTTTTACAACATCCAGAGCAGACATGGTTAATTGATACGGGTGGTTCTTATGATGAGAAAGCTTTTAGTATTGGTCAAAATGTAGTGATTCCATATTTACGTCAGAAAGGTATTAAACAATTAGATCATGTGGTGTTATCTCATCTTGACCAAGATCATAGTGGTGCATTTCCTGCCATCAGTCAGGCTTTCCCTATCAAACAAGTTATATCGAATGAGTTGTGGAAAGAGCAGGTTAAAGAACCATTTACTTATTGTCATCAAGGGCAAAAATGGCAATACCCCCAGTTAGATATTGAGATACTTTGGCCTAAAGAAAATGATTTAAATTTAGTTTCTTCAAATCAAAATCAATACTCTTGTGTCGTTTATATTCATTTGAAACAGATAAAAGGTTATCAAAACTATTTAATTATGGGAGATGCTGGATGGGAAGCAGAATATCAATTGATAAAAGAATATCCTGATTTAAAAGTAGATGTTTTGGTATTAGGTCATCATGGTAGTAAACATAGTTCTGCCTATGACTTTTTAGCAACTTTAAATCCCAAGCTGGTTGTTGCTTCTGCTGGGTTTAATAACCGATATGGTCATCCAAGCAAAGAAGTCTTAGCAAGAATACAAAAACTTAATATCCCGTTTAAAAGCACAGTTGAACAAGGAACATTAAGCTTTGTATCTCGCAATCATCAAATGGTTTTATACACTTGA
- a CDS encoding ABC transporter ATP-binding protein, protein MSKIVLEAKDIYKHFDDGKSKVEVIKGLSLQVEAGQFVSIVGASGSGKSTLLHALGGLEQPTQGQVFLNGQRFDNLGEAERGFQRNKYLGFVYQFHHLLPEFTALENVAMPLMLRPDSQYKSVKAQAEYLLDRVGLSHRMDHQPGELSGGERQRVALARALVTQPAVVLADEPTGNLDRKTALGIFELLTDLKKELNMAMLIVTHDEQLAQAADSILHMEDGLWVSGS, encoded by the coding sequence ATGAGTAAAATTGTTTTAGAAGCAAAAGATATCTATAAACATTTTGATGATGGTAAATCTAAGGTTGAAGTCATTAAAGGTCTTTCTTTACAAGTTGAAGCAGGGCAGTTTGTTTCGATTGTTGGTGCGAGTGGTTCAGGTAAAAGTACTTTGCTTCATGCACTAGGCGGTCTAGAGCAACCAACGCAAGGACAAGTATTTTTAAATGGTCAGCGTTTTGATAATTTAGGTGAAGCCGAGCGTGGTTTTCAACGTAACAAGTACCTTGGTTTTGTTTATCAATTTCACCATTTGTTACCTGAGTTTACTGCGCTTGAAAATGTGGCAATGCCTCTTATGCTTCGCCCAGATAGCCAATACAAATCGGTAAAAGCACAAGCTGAATATTTACTAGACCGAGTGGGATTATCTCATCGTATGGACCATCAGCCAGGTGAGCTTTCAGGCGGTGAGCGCCAACGTGTTGCTTTAGCTCGTGCTTTGGTCACTCAACCTGCGGTTGTTTTGGCTGATGAACCTACCGGAAACCTAGATCGTAAAACAGCTTTAGGCATTTTTGAATTATTGACCGATCTTAAGAAAGAATTAAATATGGCGATGCTCATTGTGACTCATGATGAACAGTTAGCTCAGGCAGCAGATTCAATCTTGCATATGGAAGACGGTCTTTGGGTGAGCGGTTCTTAA
- the purN gene encoding phosphoribosylglycinamide formyltransferase gives MIKIAVLVSGNGSNLQALIDANLSGQIVGVLSNKADAYALERAQKANIATAVISHKDFPTREVFDEAMHQQLLAWQVDVVILAGFMRILTPTFVNKWQGKMLNIHPSLLPAYKGVNTHQRVLNTGDRLHGCTVHFVTAELDSGQSIAQSAISVKEHDTAASLADRVHTLEHFIYPQVAEWLCNGQLTWKNGQAYFRDQVLEHPIRFANW, from the coding sequence TAGATGCAAATCTATCAGGGCAAATTGTAGGTGTACTGTCTAATAAAGCAGATGCTTATGCCCTAGAGCGTGCTCAAAAAGCTAATATTGCTACCGCTGTTATCTCCCATAAAGACTTTCCAACTCGTGAAGTTTTTGATGAAGCAATGCATCAACAACTCTTGGCTTGGCAAGTGGATGTGGTTATTTTAGCCGGCTTCATGCGCATTTTAACTCCCACCTTTGTCAATAAATGGCAAGGGAAAATGCTGAACATACATCCCTCACTGCTTCCTGCTTATAAAGGTGTGAACACTCATCAACGTGTTTTAAACACAGGTGATCGTTTACATGGTTGTACCGTACATTTTGTCACTGCTGAACTAGATTCTGGTCAATCAATTGCTCAATCCGCTATTTCAGTTAAAGAACATGATACTGCCGCTTCATTAGCAGATCGAGTACATACCCTTGAGCACTTTATCTACCCACAAGTAGCAGAGTGGTTATGTAACGGTCAACTTACATGGAAAAATGGTCAAGCTTATTTCCGTGATCAAGTTCTTGAACACCCTATTCGTTTTGCAAATTGGTAA
- a CDS encoding lysophospholipid acyltransferase family protein produces MTKLDIKSMNYFLLKTFSRQPIKFGRFLARMLAGLINTLKITKTSKSIELNLQIALPHLTPQQRIEITQQAIRNEITSYFEFLSIWGSSNSKNIERIHHVEGEHYYHEALAAKKGLVMIIPHFGTWEIMNAWCSQFTSMTILYKPVKNEDADRFVRDARSREQANLVPTDESGVRQIFKALKQGQTTAILPDHTPNVGGDMINYFGVPLASSNLSAKLIQKTKAKALFLYAIRNENDGFTMHIEPMDEKIYQGSADDGTYVIHQAIEQLIQRYPEHYHWSYKRFKANPALDNIYNIDPNEALQIVDRLKAEASQSPVKPCTLETSSV; encoded by the coding sequence ATGACCAAATTAGATATAAAAAGCATGAACTATTTCCTACTTAAAACTTTTAGCCGTCAGCCAATTAAATTTGGACGTTTTCTTGCTCGTATGTTGGCAGGGTTAATCAATACTTTAAAAATTACTAAAACATCAAAAAGTATAGAACTAAACCTACAAATCGCCCTTCCACATTTAACGCCACAGCAGCGAATAGAGATTACGCAACAAGCTATTCGTAATGAAATCACCTCATACTTTGAATTTTTAAGTATTTGGGGTTCATCAAATAGTAAGAATATCGAGAGAATTCATCATGTTGAAGGTGAACATTACTATCACGAAGCGCTTGCAGCAAAAAAAGGGCTTGTTATGATCATCCCACATTTTGGCACATGGGAAATCATGAATGCCTGGTGTTCACAGTTCACTTCAATGACAATTTTATACAAGCCTGTAAAAAATGAAGATGCGGACCGTTTTGTTCGAGATGCCCGTAGTCGTGAACAAGCCAACTTGGTTCCTACTGATGAAAGTGGTGTAAGACAAATTTTTAAAGCTTTAAAACAAGGTCAAACCACCGCAATTTTACCTGACCATACGCCCAACGTAGGCGGCGATATGATCAATTATTTTGGTGTTCCACTTGCTTCAAGTAATTTAAGTGCCAAGCTCATCCAAAAAACTAAAGCAAAAGCCTTATTTCTTTATGCAATTCGTAACGAAAATGACGGCTTTACGATGCACATTGAACCTATGGATGAGAAAATCTACCAAGGTAGTGCGGATGATGGAACTTATGTCATTCATCAGGCTATCGAACAACTCATTCAGCGTTACCCAGAGCATTATCACTGGAGCTATAAACGTTTTAAAGCAAATCCTGCTTTAGATAATATTTACAATATTGATCCAAATGAAGCACTTCAAATTGTAGATAGACTTAAAGCCGAAGCTTCACAAAGTCCTGTGAAGCCATGTACGCTCGAAACGTCAAGTGTATAA
- a CDS encoding lipoprotein-releasing ABC transporter permease subunit yields MFKPISLYIGLRYTRARRSNHFISFIALVSMIGLTLGVAVLITVLSVMNGFDRELKNRVLGMVPQATVSSTQILTDWPELVKRVEHHPHVTGVAPFTQLQGMLTAQGQVAGIMVTGIDPKYEKNVSIIQNHIVAGSLDSLKKGEFGIVLGKDMADSLGLRLNDSVTLVLPEATPSPAGVVPRFKRFKVVGIFSVGAEVDSMVGYIALYDASTLLRLPDGAQGVRLKLDDIFAAPQVADDLVKSLPSNFYATNWTYTHGNLFNAIQMEKTLVGLLLVLIIVVAAFNIVSSLVMVVTDKKSDIAILRTLGASPSMITKIFMVQGTVIGVIGTVAGTVLGVILALTISDIISWFNNVLGLNLFDAYFVHYLPSYLRWQDVTIIVIVSLLLSFLATIYPALRAAKVQPAEALRYE; encoded by the coding sequence ATGTTTAAACCAATCTCACTGTATATAGGGTTGAGATATACTCGCGCAAGACGCAGTAATCATTTTATTTCTTTTATTGCATTGGTTTCGATGATCGGTTTGACACTAGGTGTCGCTGTGCTGATTACGGTACTTTCTGTGATGAACGGTTTTGATCGCGAATTAAAAAACCGTGTTTTAGGAATGGTTCCGCAAGCGACAGTTTCATCTACACAAATCCTCACGGATTGGCCTGAACTGGTAAAGCGAGTTGAACATCATCCACATGTAACTGGGGTTGCACCTTTTACCCAATTGCAAGGTATGTTAACCGCGCAAGGGCAAGTCGCTGGTATTATGGTGACGGGTATTGACCCAAAATATGAAAAGAATGTGTCTATTATTCAAAATCATATTGTTGCTGGTAGCTTAGATTCACTTAAAAAAGGTGAGTTTGGTATTGTTCTTGGTAAAGATATGGCCGATTCATTAGGCTTGCGTCTTAATGACAGTGTGACATTGGTTTTACCTGAAGCAACGCCATCTCCAGCGGGTGTAGTGCCTCGTTTCAAGCGCTTTAAAGTGGTTGGTATTTTTAGTGTAGGTGCTGAAGTCGACTCTATGGTGGGATATATCGCTCTCTATGATGCATCAACACTATTACGCTTACCAGATGGTGCTCAAGGTGTCCGTTTAAAACTAGATGATATTTTTGCCGCGCCACAAGTTGCAGATGACTTGGTAAAAAGTTTGCCAAGCAATTTTTATGCAACGAACTGGACCTATACGCATGGCAATCTGTTTAATGCCATTCAAATGGAAAAAACACTAGTTGGTTTGTTACTTGTACTTATCATTGTGGTTGCAGCATTTAATATCGTTTCGTCATTGGTCATGGTCGTGACTGATAAAAAATCTGATATCGCCATTTTACGTACATTAGGTGCGTCACCATCGATGATTACTAAAATATTTATGGTGCAAGGCACCGTGATTGGTGTGATTGGTACAGTTGCGGGTACGGTTTTAGGTGTAATTTTGGCTTTAACCATTAGTGATATCATTTCATGGTTTAACAATGTGTTGGGCCTAAATCTATTTGATGCTTACTTTGTGCATTACCTTCCTTCTTATTTAAGATGGCAAGATGTGACGATTATTGTGATTGTGTCTTTACTTTTAAGCTTCTTGGCGACTATCTATCCGGCGCTTCGTGCTGCCAAAGTTCAACCTGCCGAGGCACTGCGCTATGAGTAA
- a CDS encoding DMT family transporter produces MPSQTNLALTYALLVFIWATTPLAIVWSVSDLHLMWALLLRFFIALPLAVAILLILRTPFPTHRQAVHSYVAGSFSLIGSQIFTYAATQYLSSGMIALMFGLAPIMAGLIGRFAFGQQLYKLQWLGMAIAVCGLAIICLNGSNQHVHPFGIVLMLMSVFVYSFSIFWVKKVNAQIQPMAQATGSILVSSILASCLIPFIWQYAPTHLPEAKSLFALIYTVLMASLVAMFCYFKLIQNIQATTLSLTTVITPMLAMMIGAALNHEQLSIMVFVGALIILFGLFLYFYKDIQANRNFVRHIKPK; encoded by the coding sequence ATGCCATCGCAAACCAATTTGGCTTTAACCTATGCCTTGTTAGTGTTTATCTGGGCAACAACTCCATTGGCAATCGTTTGGAGCGTGTCCGATCTACATCTTATGTGGGCATTGTTGTTACGCTTTTTTATTGCATTACCTTTGGCCGTAGCCATATTACTGATTTTAAGAACACCTTTTCCAACGCATCGACAAGCTGTTCATAGTTACGTTGCCGGTTCTTTTAGCTTAATTGGTTCTCAAATTTTTACCTATGCTGCTACCCAATATTTAAGTTCAGGCATGATTGCGCTTATGTTCGGTTTAGCACCCATTATGGCTGGGCTGATTGGTCGTTTTGCATTTGGGCAGCAACTTTATAAGTTGCAATGGCTAGGTATGGCGATTGCAGTATGTGGTTTAGCGATTATTTGCTTGAATGGATCAAATCAGCATGTACATCCGTTCGGCATTGTTCTCATGCTAATGAGTGTGTTTGTTTATTCTTTTTCAATTTTTTGGGTAAAGAAAGTGAATGCACAAATTCAGCCTATGGCTCAGGCAACGGGCTCTATTTTAGTTTCTTCAATTTTAGCAAGTTGTCTTATTCCATTTATTTGGCAATATGCACCGACACATTTACCAGAAGCTAAATCTTTATTTGCTTTAATTTATACAGTACTGATGGCTTCATTAGTCGCTATGTTCTGTTATTTCAAACTTATACAGAATATTCAGGCAACGACTTTATCTTTAACAACGGTAATTACCCCAATGTTAGCCATGATGATTGGAGCGGCTTTAAACCACGAACAACTTTCGATTATGGTGTTTGTGGGGGCTTTAATTATCCTGTTTGGACTATTTTTATACTTTTATAAAGACATTCAAGCAAATCGAAATTTTGTCCGACATATTAAGCCTAAATAG